The following proteins are encoded in a genomic region of Nonomuraea muscovyensis:
- a CDS encoding pyridoxal phosphate-dependent aminotransferase → MNDALVARMRVFGTTIFAEMSALAVRTGAINLGQGFPDTDGPRAMLDEAVRAIRAGANQYPPGPGVPELRQAVSEHRRAHYGLDYAPDGEVLVTVGATEAIATSVLALCEPGDEVIAFEPYYDSYAASIALAQAKLVAVTLRPVAGRFTFDPDELRAAVTPRTRAILVNSPHNPTGTVFTREELGVIAELCRERELIAITDEVYEHLTFDGTEHVPLATLPGMRERTVGISSAGKTFSVTGWKTGWVCAPAELVGAVATVKQFTTFTSGAPWQLAVAHGLRHELGWVARLRAELQDKRDRLMEGLAAAGFDVLRPAGTYFVQTDIRPLGFTDGLELTRRLPELAGVVAIPTQVFYSHAERGSHFVRFAFCKKDEVIDEAVARLKRLSA, encoded by the coding sequence GTGAACGATGCACTTGTGGCGCGCATGCGCGTGTTCGGCACCACGATCTTCGCGGAGATGAGCGCGCTGGCCGTCCGCACCGGTGCCATCAATCTCGGCCAGGGCTTCCCCGACACCGACGGGCCGCGGGCGATGCTCGACGAGGCGGTGCGGGCCATCCGGGCGGGCGCCAACCAGTATCCGCCGGGCCCCGGCGTCCCGGAGCTGCGCCAGGCCGTCTCCGAGCACCGCCGGGCCCACTACGGGCTCGACTACGCGCCCGACGGCGAGGTCCTGGTGACGGTGGGCGCCACCGAGGCGATCGCGACCAGTGTGCTGGCGCTGTGCGAGCCGGGTGACGAGGTGATCGCGTTCGAGCCGTACTACGACTCCTACGCCGCCTCGATCGCGCTGGCCCAGGCCAAGCTGGTGGCGGTGACGTTGCGGCCGGTGGCGGGGCGGTTCACGTTCGACCCGGACGAGCTGCGGGCGGCTGTGACGCCGCGGACCCGGGCGATCCTGGTCAACTCGCCGCACAACCCGACGGGCACGGTCTTCACCCGCGAGGAGCTGGGGGTCATCGCGGAGCTGTGCCGCGAGCGCGAGCTGATCGCGATCACCGACGAGGTGTACGAGCACCTGACGTTCGACGGGACGGAGCACGTCCCGCTGGCCACGCTGCCCGGCATGCGCGAGCGCACGGTCGGGATCTCCTCGGCGGGCAAGACGTTCTCCGTCACCGGCTGGAAGACCGGCTGGGTGTGCGCGCCTGCGGAGCTGGTCGGCGCGGTGGCCACGGTCAAGCAGTTCACGACGTTCACCTCGGGCGCGCCCTGGCAGCTCGCCGTCGCCCACGGCCTGCGCCACGAGCTGGGCTGGGTCGCCCGGCTGCGGGCGGAGCTGCAGGACAAGCGTGACCGGCTGATGGAGGGGCTGGCGGCGGCCGGGTTCGACGTCCTGCGGCCGGCCGGCACCTACTTCGTGCAGACCGACATCCGGCCGCTCGGCTTCACCGACGGGCTGGAGCTGACCCGCCGGCTGCCGGAGCTGGCGGGGGTGGTGGCCATCCCGACGCAGGTGTTCTACAGCCACGCCGAGCGGGGCAGCCACTTCGTCAGGTTCGCGTTCTGCAAGAAGGACGAGGTCATCGACGAGGCCGTGGCCCGGCTGAAGCGGCTGTCCGCCTAG
- a CDS encoding DUF418 domain-containing protein — protein MAQTRIHELDALRGFAVGGIMLVNTWQHAVNGVPADARNSLDWTMQAVFQGRFYPIFSLLFGISFVLFLDRAGRWRLLPRLFWLFWIGIVQHSFYEGEVLTDYAFYGLLVLLPASFLSSGPPVLLLGLAVLGWALGQANSALLIIPGLFLIGMALMQMRPSPRLLWPGFAVSAVATAVLTAAWEMTDAGLLYRLAALTGAAALTTGMLLLLRSRWSRPISAVLEPLGKMALTNYVTGTVVITLTGALLHADPTRLSALAIAAVTLAAQAEAGRWWLARYRYGPLEWVWRCLTWFRPVPNRLESGRDHHRPLPDRGLS, from the coding sequence GTGGCCCAGACACGCATTCACGAACTGGACGCCCTCCGCGGTTTCGCGGTGGGCGGCATCATGCTGGTCAACACCTGGCAGCACGCGGTGAACGGAGTGCCGGCCGACGCGCGCAACAGCCTCGACTGGACGATGCAGGCGGTGTTCCAGGGCCGGTTCTACCCGATCTTCTCGCTGCTCTTCGGGATCAGCTTCGTGCTGTTCCTGGACCGGGCGGGCCGGTGGCGCCTGCTCCCACGGCTGTTCTGGCTGTTCTGGATCGGCATCGTGCAGCACTCCTTCTACGAGGGCGAGGTGCTGACCGACTACGCCTTCTACGGTCTGCTGGTGCTGCTGCCCGCCTCGTTCCTGTCGAGCGGGCCACCCGTCCTGCTCCTGGGGCTGGCGGTGCTCGGCTGGGCACTGGGACAGGCGAACTCCGCGCTGCTCATCATTCCCGGCCTGTTCCTGATCGGCATGGCCCTGATGCAGATGCGGCCGTCCCCGCGGCTGCTGTGGCCGGGCTTCGCCGTGAGCGCGGTGGCCACCGCGGTGCTCACCGCCGCCTGGGAGATGACGGACGCCGGCCTCCTCTACCGCCTCGCCGCGCTCACCGGAGCCGCCGCGCTCACCACCGGGATGCTGCTCCTGCTGCGCTCCCGCTGGTCACGGCCGATCTCGGCGGTGCTGGAGCCGCTCGGCAAGATGGCGCTGACCAACTACGTCACCGGCACGGTCGTCATCACCCTCACCGGGGCGCTCCTGCACGCCGACCCCACCCGCCTTTCCGCCCTCGCCATCGCGGCCGTCACCCTGGCGGCGCAGGCCGAGGCCGGCCGGTGGTGGCTGGCCCGATACCGGTACGGCCCGCTGGAGTGGGTCTGGCGGTGCCTGACCTGGTTCAGGCCGGTGCCCAACCGGCTAGAGTCGGGCCGTGACCACCATCGCCCTCTGCCAGATCGCGGTCTCTCCTGA
- a CDS encoding carbon-nitrogen hydrolase family protein, which yields MTTIALCQIAVSPDPAANLQRVREALAKAADADLAIFPEATLTRYGRRIADLAEPLDGPFLSGVAEAAREHGTAVIAGVFEPGDRPGRVHNTAVALDASGELRAAYHKIHLFDSFGAKESELVAPGSEPVVVELAGLRVGLVTCYDVRFPELTRALVDQGAELFAVIAAWGSGPLKEDHWVTLVRARALENTMWTAAVGQAPNPAESSDGFGVGRSMLVDPLGVVRADLGTAPGVQVVELDPEATAAARATLPCLEHRVLGVNRS from the coding sequence GTGACCACCATCGCCCTCTGCCAGATCGCGGTCTCTCCTGACCCGGCGGCCAACCTCCAGCGGGTCCGCGAGGCGCTCGCCAAGGCCGCGGACGCCGACCTGGCGATCTTCCCCGAGGCGACGCTCACCCGCTACGGCCGCCGCATCGCCGACCTGGCCGAGCCGCTGGACGGGCCGTTCCTGTCCGGCGTGGCCGAGGCCGCCCGCGAGCACGGCACGGCGGTGATCGCCGGAGTGTTCGAGCCCGGTGACCGGCCCGGCCGCGTGCACAACACCGCCGTGGCCCTCGACGCCTCCGGCGAGCTGCGGGCGGCGTACCACAAGATCCACCTGTTCGACTCGTTCGGCGCGAAGGAGTCGGAGCTCGTCGCGCCCGGCTCCGAGCCCGTCGTGGTGGAGCTGGCCGGGCTGCGCGTCGGCCTGGTGACCTGCTACGACGTCCGCTTCCCCGAGCTGACCCGGGCCCTGGTCGACCAGGGGGCCGAGCTGTTCGCGGTGATCGCCGCATGGGGCTCCGGGCCGCTCAAGGAGGACCACTGGGTCACCCTGGTGCGGGCCCGCGCGCTGGAGAACACCATGTGGACCGCCGCCGTCGGCCAGGCGCCCAACCCGGCCGAGTCCTCCGACGGGTTCGGCGTCGGCCGCAGCATGCTGGTCGACCCCCTCGGCGTGGTCCGCGCCGACCTCGGCACCGCCCCGGGCGTGCAGGTCGTCGAGCTCGACCCCGAGGCGACAGCCGCGGCCCGGGCCACCCTGCCCTGCCTCGAACATCGCGTACTCGGGGTCAACAGATCTTGA